One part of the Flavobacteriales bacterium genome encodes these proteins:
- a CDS encoding transferase hexapeptide repeat family protein yields MTYEFNGFRPVVHESAYVHPQAVVTGNVSIGKDVYIGPGAAIRGDWGEIIIEDGCNVQENCTIHMFPGTTVRLHPRAHVGHGAIVHGATLMENCLIGMNAVVMDDAIVGAGSIVGALCFVPDGMVIPDRKIVVGNPAKVIKDVTDEMLEWKSQGTALYQRLPKELHETLKACKPLRQAPVFKRSVSSDYATWKKKKDKK; encoded by the coding sequence ATGACATACGAATTCAACGGTTTCCGCCCGGTCGTGCATGAGTCGGCCTATGTGCATCCTCAGGCTGTAGTGACGGGTAATGTGAGCATCGGGAAAGATGTCTATATCGGTCCGGGAGCAGCCATACGCGGAGACTGGGGCGAGATCATCATCGAGGATGGATGTAATGTTCAGGAGAACTGCACCATCCATATGTTTCCTGGCACCACGGTCAGACTACATCCGCGAGCCCATGTGGGGCATGGAGCTATCGTACATGGCGCAACGCTCATGGAGAACTGTTTGATAGGGATGAATGCCGTGGTGATGGATGATGCGATAGTTGGTGCTGGGAGTATCGTGGGTGCACTCTGTTTCGTGCCGGATGGCATGGTCATCCCTGATCGCAAGATCGTGGTGGGTAATCCGGCCAAGGTCATTAAGGATGTCACCGATGAGATGCTGGAATGGAAAAGCCAAGGCACGGCCCTCTATCAACGTCTGCCGAAAGAACTCCATGAGACGTTGAAAGCCTGCAAACCTCTGCGTCAAGCGCCTGTATTCAAGCGTTCGGTAAGCAGCGATTATGCGACTTGGAAGAAAAAGAAGGATAAGAAGTAG